In Candidatus Palauibacter soopunensis, a single genomic region encodes these proteins:
- a CDS encoding enoyl-CoA hydratase yields MSEAHVLIEIEDGVGTLTLNRPDKLNAFIGEMRSEIAGGIEALGADDGVRAVIITGTGRAFCAGADVKYLTHLIETRAVDEAVALVEAGRRVAGAIRGMPKPVIAAVNGPAAGGGANLALACDLRIASETASIGQTFNRIGLHPDWGGTYAVPRLVGPARAAELFFFAEMVPAAECERMGLVNRVVPPEELMPLAREWARTLARKPALPLRLAKEAVRRSLSSSFGEMMDYETAAQKACFESADALEGVRAFVEKRTPRFGSGGEGGGEAENPGTTEAGERV; encoded by the coding sequence ATGAGCGAGGCACACGTCCTGATCGAGATCGAGGACGGCGTGGGGACGCTCACGCTGAACCGGCCGGACAAGCTCAACGCATTCATCGGTGAGATGCGGAGCGAGATCGCCGGCGGGATCGAGGCGCTCGGCGCGGACGACGGGGTGCGCGCGGTCATCATCACCGGAACCGGGCGGGCGTTCTGCGCCGGCGCCGACGTCAAGTACCTCACCCATCTCATCGAAACGCGGGCGGTCGACGAGGCCGTCGCCCTGGTCGAGGCGGGACGCCGGGTCGCGGGGGCCATCCGGGGGATGCCCAAGCCCGTGATCGCCGCGGTGAACGGGCCCGCGGCGGGGGGCGGCGCGAACCTCGCCCTCGCCTGCGACCTCCGGATCGCCTCCGAGACGGCGTCGATCGGCCAGACCTTCAACCGCATCGGCCTCCACCCGGACTGGGGCGGGACCTACGCCGTGCCCCGTCTCGTGGGTCCGGCGCGCGCCGCGGAGCTTTTCTTCTTCGCGGAGATGGTTCCGGCCGCCGAGTGCGAACGAATGGGGCTCGTGAACCGCGTGGTCCCCCCGGAGGAGCTCATGCCGCTCGCCCGCGAGTGGGCGCGCACGCTGGCGCGGAAGCCGGCCCTGCCCCTCCGGCTCGCGAAGGAAGCGGTGCGGCGCTCCCTCTCGTCCAGTTTCGGCGAGATGATGGACTACGAGACAGCGGCGCAGAAGGCGTGCTTCGAGTCCGCGGACGCGCTCGAAGGCGTCCGGGCGTTCGTCGAGAAGCGGACGCCCCGGTTCGGGAGCGGCGGCGAGGGCGGCGGAGAGGCGGAGAACCCGGGGACGACGGAGGCGGGTGAGCGTGTCTGA
- a CDS encoding solute carrier family 23 protein codes for MNATAADGGSGVRYEPGEKPPTSLTIGVGLQLAVLNIAAIVLIPLVVMRAAGVGEAYLSWAVLASVTVCGLATMLQAVRMGRFGTGHVLLMGTSGAFIPASIMALTEGGPALLATLVVVAAFIPLLLSWRLSLFQRILTPSVSGTVIMLIPVTVLPFVSGLLAAGPDGGALPGAPLSFFVTLILIGCLALRGTGALRLWAPVIGVIVGTAIAAFYGLYDVERIAAATWIALPSARPPGFDLEFGPAFWTLLPSFLLVAVIAAIRTMSSAVAVQRVSWRRASRATDFRAVQGAVAVDGVGNLLAGCAGTVPGSATTTSVPLTQLTGVAARGVGLAAGAAFIAFAFLPKVFAVVLAIPDPVFAAYLAVLLAMLFAIGLKIVLQGGLDVRNGIVVGLAFLTGVSLQYGLILPDQVSAFAGGLLANGMNAGGFTAIALTSFLRLTGPRRARIETEPGPSALPRIRDFLGSFAAKAGLDAEAADRLDAAAEEALLSLARPEAAGDDPSRRRLVMAAQRDKGEVALEFVVAPRDENLQDRLALLSGEVEETSAESEVSLRLLRHLASSVRHRQYHDTDIITVRVAVSAARSGGK; via the coding sequence TTGAACGCCACCGCGGCCGACGGCGGGTCCGGCGTCCGCTACGAGCCCGGCGAGAAGCCCCCGACGTCCCTGACGATCGGCGTCGGGCTCCAGCTCGCGGTCCTCAATATCGCGGCGATCGTGTTGATCCCGCTGGTCGTGATGCGGGCCGCGGGCGTCGGCGAGGCGTACCTGTCGTGGGCCGTGCTCGCTTCCGTCACCGTCTGCGGGCTGGCGACGATGCTGCAGGCGGTCCGGATGGGGCGCTTCGGCACCGGACACGTCCTCCTGATGGGCACCTCCGGCGCCTTCATCCCGGCCAGCATCATGGCGCTCACGGAGGGCGGTCCGGCGCTGCTCGCCACCCTCGTCGTGGTCGCCGCATTCATCCCCCTCCTGCTCTCCTGGCGGCTGTCGCTCTTCCAGCGGATCCTGACCCCATCCGTCTCCGGCACGGTGATCATGCTGATTCCGGTGACGGTGCTGCCCTTCGTGTCGGGGCTACTTGCCGCCGGGCCCGATGGCGGCGCGCTGCCGGGCGCTCCGCTCAGCTTCTTCGTCACGCTGATCCTGATCGGATGCCTCGCGCTGCGCGGGACGGGGGCGCTCCGCCTGTGGGCCCCGGTCATCGGCGTGATCGTCGGTACCGCGATCGCCGCCTTCTACGGCCTGTACGACGTGGAACGCATAGCGGCCGCGACGTGGATCGCTCTTCCGAGCGCGCGCCCGCCGGGCTTCGACCTCGAATTCGGGCCGGCCTTCTGGACGCTCCTGCCCTCCTTCCTGCTCGTGGCCGTGATCGCGGCCATCCGGACGATGAGCAGCGCCGTCGCGGTCCAGCGGGTGTCGTGGCGGCGCGCGAGTCGTGCGACCGATTTCCGGGCCGTGCAGGGCGCGGTGGCCGTGGACGGGGTGGGCAACCTTCTGGCCGGGTGCGCCGGCACGGTGCCGGGCAGCGCGACCACGACCAGCGTGCCCCTCACGCAGCTCACCGGGGTCGCGGCGCGCGGTGTGGGACTGGCGGCCGGCGCCGCCTTCATCGCCTTCGCCTTCCTTCCCAAGGTCTTTGCGGTCGTGCTCGCCATCCCGGATCCCGTCTTCGCGGCGTACCTGGCCGTGCTCCTCGCGATGCTGTTCGCGATCGGCCTCAAGATCGTCCTGCAGGGCGGCCTCGATGTTCGCAACGGCATCGTCGTCGGCCTCGCATTCCTCACCGGCGTCAGTCTGCAGTACGGGCTCATCCTCCCCGACCAGGTGTCCGCATTCGCCGGCGGCCTGCTGGCCAACGGGATGAACGCGGGAGGCTTCACCGCCATCGCGCTGACCTCTTTCCTGCGCCTGACCGGACCCCGCCGGGCACGCATCGAAACGGAGCCGGGTCCATCGGCGCTGCCCCGGATCCGGGACTTTCTCGGGAGTTTTGCGGCGAAGGCCGGCCTGGACGCGGAGGCCGCGGACCGCCTGGACGCCGCCGCCGAGGAGGCGCTCCTCTCGCTGGCCCGGCCGGAGGCGGCCGGAGACGACCCCTCCCGGCGGCGACTCGTCATGGCCGCCCAGCGCGACAAGGGTGAGGTGGCGCTCGAATTCGTCGTCGCCCCGCGGGACGAGAACCTCCAGGATCGTCTCGCGCTGCTCAGCGGAGAGGTGGAGGAGACCTCCGCGGAGAGCGAAGTGTCGCTGCGCCTCCTCCGGCACCTCGCTTCGTCGGTGCGCCATCGGCAGTACCACGACACCGACATCATCACCGTTCGGGTCGCGGTCTCCGCCGCGCGGAGCGGGGGCAAGTAG
- a CDS encoding GNAT family N-acetyltransferase, translated as MSETVTIRQAHVGDIDELVAMWTRYMRIHALNPAYRRLRTDALETRAGMFRRHIEEATSVVFVLEAEDGGLDGMLVCFVEENEPLFDPPRYVRIQTPFVRREERRKGNLRRLLRAAFEWATDWDIHEVRLFTGADNLIANALADDLGFEAIEVVRRYSLRPEPEMNPEDWIE; from the coding sequence GTGTCTGAGACCGTCACCATTCGACAGGCCCACGTCGGCGACATCGATGAACTCGTCGCGATGTGGACCCGGTACATGCGGATTCATGCCCTCAATCCCGCCTACCGCCGGCTTCGCACGGACGCGCTCGAAACGCGCGCGGGGATGTTCCGCCGCCATATCGAAGAGGCCACGAGCGTCGTCTTCGTGCTGGAGGCGGAAGACGGCGGCCTCGACGGCATGCTCGTCTGTTTCGTGGAGGAGAACGAGCCCCTGTTCGACCCGCCGCGCTACGTGCGCATCCAGACCCCGTTCGTGAGGCGGGAGGAGCGACGCAAGGGGAACCTGCGGCGCCTGCTGCGCGCGGCCTTCGAGTGGGCGACGGACTGGGACATCCACGAGGTGCGCCTCTTTACCGGAGCGGACAACCTGATCGCGAACGCGCTCGCCGATGACCTCGGCTTCGAGGCCATCGAGGTCGTGCGCCGGTACTCGCTCCGCCCCGAACCGGAAATGAACCCGGAGGACTGGATCGAATGA
- a CDS encoding thiolase family protein — translation MSGADRTPVIIDAVRTPVGRAGGALSSIRADDLLAHAIRALVERTGVPAGRIEDVIAGCTNQAGEDNRNVARMAGLLAGLPVEVAGQTVNRLCGSGLQAVVAAAHAIRAGEGDVFIAGGVESMSRAPWVMLKTDRAFSRVPPKLADTTVGWRFANPAMPEPWTIPLAETAEVVAEDHGVRRGEQDAFAVESQRRAAAAIEAGRFADEIVPIEVPQRKGDPLRVEGDEHPRPGTTPEQLARLRAAFRADGTVTAGNASGINDGAAAVLITSRAAADELGLRPMARVGASAVSGVEPQRMGIGPVPATRKALQRSGLMVDDLDLIELNEAFAAQALPCIAELGLDPDRVNVNGGAIALGHPLGCTGAKILTTLVHEMRRRGAAHGLVTMCIGVGQGIALLVHRDADTA, via the coding sequence ATGAGCGGCGCCGACCGCACGCCGGTCATCATCGACGCCGTCCGCACGCCGGTGGGACGCGCGGGCGGCGCGCTCTCGTCGATTCGGGCCGACGACCTCCTGGCGCACGCGATCCGCGCCCTTGTGGAGCGGACCGGGGTCCCGGCCGGCCGCATCGAGGACGTGATCGCCGGGTGCACGAACCAGGCCGGCGAGGACAACCGCAACGTGGCCCGCATGGCCGGCCTCCTGGCCGGACTCCCCGTCGAGGTCGCGGGCCAGACCGTGAACCGGCTCTGCGGGTCCGGGCTGCAGGCGGTCGTCGCCGCGGCGCATGCGATCCGGGCCGGCGAGGGCGACGTGTTCATCGCGGGCGGGGTCGAGAGCATGTCCCGCGCGCCGTGGGTCATGCTGAAGACGGACCGGGCTTTCTCGCGCGTGCCGCCGAAGCTCGCGGACACCACCGTCGGCTGGCGCTTCGCGAACCCCGCCATGCCGGAGCCGTGGACGATCCCGCTCGCCGAGACCGCGGAGGTCGTGGCGGAGGACCACGGCGTCCGACGCGGGGAGCAGGACGCCTTCGCGGTGGAGAGCCAGCGCCGCGCCGCCGCCGCGATCGAGGCGGGCCGGTTCGCCGACGAGATCGTCCCGATCGAAGTCCCGCAGCGGAAGGGCGACCCCCTGCGGGTGGAGGGCGACGAGCACCCCCGCCCCGGCACGACCCCCGAACAGCTCGCCCGCCTGCGCGCCGCCTTCCGGGCCGACGGCACGGTGACGGCGGGCAACGCTTCCGGCATCAACGACGGGGCGGCCGCCGTCCTCATTACAAGCCGGGCCGCAGCGGACGAACTCGGCCTTCGGCCGATGGCCCGCGTGGGGGCCTCGGCGGTCTCCGGCGTGGAGCCGCAGCGGATGGGGATCGGCCCCGTGCCCGCCACCCGCAAAGCCCTTCAACGCTCGGGACTTATGGTTGATGACCTCGACCTGATTGAACTCAACGAGGCGTTCGCCGCGCAGGCCCTGCCCTGCATCGCCGAACTCGGCCTCGATCCGGACCGCGTGAACGTGAACGGGGGCGCGATCGCGCTCGGCCATCCGCTTGGCTGTACCGGCGCCAAGATCCTCACGACGCTCGTGCACGAGATGCGGCGGCGGGGCGCAGCCCACGGGCTCGTCACCATGTGTATCGGGGTCGGCCAGGGGATCGCGCTCCTCGTGCACCGCGACGCGGACACGGCATGA
- a CDS encoding acyl carrier protein, whose translation MAAEARLRELVNEHLDLGREPQWDGGLADSGVSSLDAVAFKKVVESEFGVSIPPECFDTLRKLAAYIDSQAG comes from the coding sequence ATGGCCGCTGAAGCTCGCCTCAGAGAACTCGTCAACGAGCATCTGGATCTGGGCCGTGAACCCCAGTGGGATGGTGGGCTCGCGGATTCAGGCGTTTCCTCGCTCGATGCCGTCGCCTTCAAGAAAGTCGTCGAGTCGGAGTTCGGCGTCTCGATCCCCCCGGAGTGCTTTGACACGCTGCGCAAGCTGGCCGCGTACATCGACTCCCAGGCCGGCTGA
- a CDS encoding enoyl-CoA hydratase-related protein, with protein sequence MADTLIRYAADDGVAVFTIDDPPANTYTYEMMRDLDDAILRARFDENVHVIVIRGEGDRFFSAGANIKMLQTSDPYFKYFFCLHANETLTRLEHTPKLVIGALNGHTVGGGLEIALACDIRIARRDAGKIGLPEVNLGVLPGTGGTQRLGRLLGKPKAIELMAEGRTFGFEEALELGLVNKVFEGDDEEFHAQVMEYARQFTPPHKASRAVGRIKRSVCSGVEVPFSEGLAIERELQQLLFQGDDAREGLAAYVERRAPEFAGR encoded by the coding sequence ATGGCTGACACGCTGATTCGTTATGCGGCCGACGACGGCGTCGCGGTCTTCACGATCGACGACCCGCCCGCGAACACATACACGTACGAGATGATGCGCGACCTGGACGACGCGATCCTGCGCGCGCGCTTCGACGAGAACGTCCACGTCATCGTCATCCGGGGCGAGGGAGACAGGTTCTTCTCCGCCGGGGCGAACATCAAGATGCTCCAGACCTCGGACCCCTACTTCAAGTACTTCTTCTGCTTGCACGCGAACGAGACGCTGACCCGCCTCGAGCACACGCCCAAGCTCGTGATCGGCGCCCTCAACGGGCACACCGTGGGCGGCGGACTCGAGATCGCGCTCGCCTGCGACATCCGGATCGCCCGCCGGGACGCGGGGAAGATCGGGCTGCCCGAGGTCAACCTCGGCGTTCTCCCGGGGACGGGCGGGACGCAGCGGCTCGGCCGGCTGCTCGGGAAGCCCAAGGCCATCGAATTGATGGCGGAGGGCCGCACCTTCGGGTTCGAGGAGGCGCTGGAACTGGGGCTCGTGAACAAGGTGTTCGAGGGGGATGACGAGGAATTCCACGCGCAGGTGATGGAGTACGCGCGGCAGTTCACGCCGCCCCACAAGGCGTCGCGCGCGGTGGGCCGCATCAAGCGGTCGGTGTGCAGCGGGGTCGAGGTGCCCTTCTCCGAGGGCCTCGCGATCGAGCGCGAGCTGCAGCAGCTGCTCTTCCAGGGGGACGATGCGCGCGAGGGTCTCGCGGCCTACGTCGAGCGGCGGGCACCCGAGTTCGCGGGCCGCTAG
- a CDS encoding aspartate aminotransferase family protein, protein MSNVQTAPQTSSTHSAAAAPETESRTRALTAAQSDYLYPWVRPYYGEPLALSRGEGVWLTDVDGDEYLDLFAGILTTSVGHCNPAVVEAARAQMERLGHTSALYVTEGQIEAARSLAEITPGALRTSCFTNSGTEAVESAVATARLYTGRHEIVALRLSYSGRSTLTSHMTAQGAWRLPGGGVDGVVHARSPYLYRSPVGAGPEATDFFIDDLVEVIETTTGGKPAAFFAETIQGVAGVIVPPPDYFRRAAEVIRSYGGLFIIDEVQAGFGRTGDRWFGIEHWGVEPDIMVMAKGIANGFPVGATVTRPEIAEAWQGPSISTYGGNSVSMAAMGATLGVMTSENVRARAAERGAQLRAGLEELKSTHDWIGEVRGMGLMQGIEMVEDRSGRAPDGGRAGALLEAAREERLLIGRGGLNGHVIRIGPSLLITEDEMAEGIRRLGAACRRIDG, encoded by the coding sequence GTGAGCAACGTACAGACCGCCCCGCAGACATCCTCGACCCACTCCGCCGCCGCCGCACCGGAGACGGAGTCCCGGACGCGGGCGCTGACCGCGGCGCAGAGCGACTACCTCTATCCCTGGGTTCGTCCCTACTACGGCGAGCCGCTCGCGCTCTCCCGGGGCGAGGGCGTCTGGCTCACCGACGTGGACGGCGACGAGTACCTGGATCTGTTCGCGGGCATCCTCACGACTTCGGTCGGCCACTGTAACCCGGCGGTCGTGGAGGCGGCGCGCGCACAGATGGAGCGGCTCGGACACACCTCGGCCCTCTACGTGACGGAAGGCCAGATCGAGGCTGCGCGCTCCCTGGCGGAAATCACGCCGGGCGCCCTCCGCACAAGCTGTTTCACGAACAGCGGCACGGAGGCGGTGGAATCCGCCGTCGCGACGGCGCGCCTGTACACGGGGCGGCACGAGATCGTCGCGCTGCGGCTCTCCTATTCGGGCAGGAGCACGCTCACGAGCCACATGACGGCGCAGGGCGCCTGGCGTCTGCCCGGCGGGGGCGTCGACGGGGTCGTGCACGCCCGGTCGCCGTACCTCTACCGATCTCCGGTCGGTGCCGGCCCCGAGGCGACGGACTTCTTCATCGACGACCTCGTGGAAGTCATCGAGACGACCACGGGCGGGAAGCCGGCCGCCTTCTTCGCCGAGACGATCCAGGGCGTGGCCGGCGTCATCGTGCCTCCCCCGGACTATTTCCGGAGAGCGGCGGAGGTGATCCGGAGCTACGGCGGCCTCTTCATCATCGACGAGGTGCAGGCGGGGTTCGGCCGGACCGGGGACCGCTGGTTCGGGATCGAACACTGGGGCGTCGAGCCGGACATCATGGTGATGGCGAAGGGGATCGCGAACGGATTCCCCGTGGGGGCGACCGTCACGCGGCCGGAGATCGCCGAGGCCTGGCAGGGGCCGTCGATCTCCACGTACGGGGGCAACTCGGTCTCCATGGCCGCGATGGGCGCCACGCTGGGCGTGATGACGAGCGAGAACGTGCGGGCCCGCGCCGCCGAGCGGGGTGCGCAGCTTCGCGCGGGGCTCGAAGAGCTGAAGAGCACGCACGACTGGATCGGGGAGGTGCGGGGCATGGGGCTGATGCAGGGCATCGAGATGGTCGAGGACCGCTCCGGGAGAGCGCCGGACGGCGGGCGGGCCGGGGCGCTGCTCGAGGCGGCCCGCGAGGAGCGTCTGCTCATCGGGCGTGGCGGCCTGAACGGGCATGTGATCCGGATCGGGCCGTCGCTTCTCATCACGGAAGATGAGATGGCGGAGGGCATCCGCCGCCTCGGGGCCGCCTGCCGGCGGATCGACGGCTGA
- a CDS encoding alpha/beta hydrolase: MTSGALWEIPEPHSVDDVRHDDGSVTRVRRHGNTGGRRLLVGHGNGLAVDLYYPFWSRFLDDFDVFVYDLRNHGWNAIGPRDEHNVPNMIRDQEQVVEAIAARYGPAPTIGAFHSLSALTALLSDSLGTGRTGELAAWILFDPPLFKPRLGEAEFDKSADRSAELARRRTDRFGKASEFSELLHHLVLSRAVPGAADLMARTVLRESADGESVELRCPREYEAQIFAYARTYAFLVDLGTLPCPTKVIGSDPTMTFSYMPSFNLSHINTVDYDFIPEATHFLQVEHPGECVELMRDFLEGHGL; encoded by the coding sequence ATGACTTCCGGCGCCCTTTGGGAGATACCGGAACCGCATTCCGTGGACGATGTCCGGCACGACGACGGCAGCGTCACGAGAGTGCGGCGACATGGGAACACCGGCGGCCGCCGTCTGCTCGTGGGCCACGGCAACGGTCTCGCGGTCGACCTGTACTATCCGTTCTGGTCGCGGTTCCTGGACGACTTCGATGTGTTCGTCTACGACCTGAGAAACCACGGCTGGAACGCCATCGGTCCGCGCGACGAGCACAATGTCCCCAACATGATCCGGGACCAGGAACAGGTCGTCGAGGCCATCGCGGCCCGTTACGGACCGGCGCCGACGATCGGCGCCTTCCACTCTCTTTCGGCGCTGACGGCGCTCCTCTCGGATTCGCTCGGCACCGGTCGAACCGGTGAACTCGCCGCCTGGATCCTCTTCGACCCCCCCCTCTTCAAGCCGAGGCTGGGCGAGGCCGAGTTCGACAAGTCCGCCGACCGGTCGGCGGAACTGGCACGCCGCCGCACGGACCGGTTCGGCAAAGCGTCGGAGTTCTCGGAACTCCTCCATCATCTCGTGCTGTCGCGCGCGGTGCCGGGGGCCGCGGACCTGATGGCGCGCACGGTGCTCCGCGAATCCGCGGACGGGGAGAGCGTCGAACTTCGGTGTCCCCGCGAATACGAGGCGCAGATCTTCGCCTACGCGCGCACCTACGCCTTCCTCGTGGACCTGGGGACCCTTCCCTGTCCGACCAAGGTCATCGGGTCGGATCCCACGATGACGTTCTCGTACATGCCGTCGTTCAACCTCAGCCACATCAACACGGTCGACTACGACTTCATACCGGAAGCCACGCATTTCCTGCAGGTGGAGCATCCCGGGGAGTGCGTCGAACTGATGCGCGACTTCCTCGAGGGCCACGGCCTGTAG
- a CDS encoding SDR family NAD(P)-dependent oxidoreductase, whose protein sequence is MSRLAGRVAIVTGAGRGIGRAHALALAAGGASVVVNDLGTGVHGDGADGGPAESVCAEIRAGGGRAVASRHDVSDWTAAHDLIALAVESFGGLDVLVNNAGILRDRALFNMSEDEWDAVVAVHLKGHAAPTRHALAWWRAEAKAGRLRAASVIHTTSSSGLCGNFGQANYGAAKMGIVGLSKVLSIEGAPYGVRSNVISPSARTRMVAGMTGADQLAGPDEAGYDPFGPEHVAALAAWLAEADCPARDQIFHVSGRRVRVLEVPGIAFEARAERDFTPAALADALADRLVAPLGAFDLIVG, encoded by the coding sequence ATGAGCCGTCTCGCCGGGCGCGTGGCGATTGTGACGGGCGCCGGCCGCGGCATCGGCCGGGCCCACGCGCTCGCCCTGGCGGCCGGCGGGGCGAGCGTCGTCGTCAACGACCTCGGCACGGGCGTGCACGGCGACGGCGCCGATGGCGGGCCAGCCGAATCCGTCTGCGCCGAGATCCGGGCCGGCGGCGGCCGGGCCGTGGCCAGCCGTCACGACGTCTCCGACTGGACCGCCGCCCACGACCTCATCGCCCTCGCGGTCGAATCCTTCGGCGGACTCGACGTGCTCGTGAACAACGCCGGCATCCTCCGCGACCGGGCGCTGTTCAACATGTCGGAGGACGAGTGGGATGCCGTCGTGGCCGTCCACCTCAAGGGCCACGCCGCCCCCACCCGTCACGCGCTCGCCTGGTGGCGCGCGGAGGCGAAGGCCGGTCGGCTCCGCGCCGCCTCCGTCATCCACACGACCTCCTCCTCCGGGCTGTGCGGGAACTTCGGACAGGCGAACTACGGGGCCGCGAAGATGGGCATCGTCGGCCTCTCGAAGGTGCTCTCCATCGAGGGAGCCCCCTACGGCGTCCGCTCGAACGTGATCTCGCCCTCGGCGCGAACGCGCATGGTCGCCGGCATGACGGGCGCCGATCAGCTGGCGGGGCCCGACGAGGCGGGATACGACCCGTTCGGGCCCGAGCACGTCGCCGCTCTCGCGGCGTGGCTCGCGGAGGCCGACTGCCCGGCCCGCGACCAGATCTTTCATGTGTCCGGGCGACGAGTCCGCGTGCTGGAGGTCCCGGGCATCGCGTTCGAGGCCCGCGCGGAGCGCGACTTCACGCCGGCCGCGCTCGCCGACGCGCTGGCGGACCGGCTCGTCGCTCCGCTCGGCGCCTTCGACCTGATCGTTGGCTGA
- a CDS encoding 3-hydroxyacyl-CoA dehydrogenase family protein: MTARPALAVLGAGTMGHGIAQVAAMAGYDTRLFDVMPDVLETARERIEANLRKGIQRGKVTPEARDRALDGLSYSRYLSEAAAGVGIAIEAVPEKLDLKQKVLARCAEAAADGALLATNTSSLSITALAEGLPSPDRVIGMHFFNPVHIMALVEIVRGAETSDETVATAREVAERLGKTPIVIADSPGFASSRLGLALGLEAIRMVEEGVASAEDIDTAMMLGYRHPMGPLKLGDLVGLDVRLDIARYLHEALGSPVFEPPALLERMVAAGRLGRKSGRGFYRWD; the protein is encoded by the coding sequence ATGACGGCTCGTCCGGCGCTGGCCGTGCTCGGGGCCGGCACGATGGGACACGGGATCGCCCAGGTCGCGGCGATGGCCGGCTACGACACCCGGCTGTTCGACGTCATGCCCGACGTGCTGGAGACGGCGCGCGAGCGCATCGAAGCCAACCTCCGCAAGGGGATCCAGCGCGGGAAGGTTACGCCCGAAGCGCGCGACCGTGCGCTCGACGGATTGTCGTACAGCCGGTACCTGAGCGAAGCCGCCGCCGGTGTCGGGATCGCAATCGAAGCCGTTCCGGAGAAGCTCGATCTCAAGCAAAAGGTTCTCGCGCGGTGTGCGGAGGCGGCCGCCGACGGCGCCCTGCTCGCCACGAACACCTCTTCCCTTTCCATCACCGCGCTCGCGGAGGGGCTCCCGTCGCCCGACCGCGTGATCGGGATGCACTTCTTCAACCCCGTCCACATCATGGCGCTCGTCGAGATCGTGCGTGGGGCGGAGACCTCCGACGAAACCGTGGCGACGGCGCGGGAGGTCGCCGAGCGCCTGGGGAAGACGCCGATCGTCATCGCCGACTCGCCCGGGTTCGCCTCCTCGCGACTCGGGCTTGCGCTCGGGCTGGAGGCGATCCGCATGGTGGAGGAGGGCGTGGCGAGCGCGGAGGACATCGACACCGCGATGATGCTTGGCTACCGGCATCCCATGGGACCGCTGAAACTTGGAGACCTCGTCGGACTCGACGTCCGGCTCGACATCGCCCGCTACCTGCACGAGGCGCTGGGATCGCCCGTCTTCGAGCCTCCGGCCCTGCTCGAGCGGATGGTGGCGGCGGGCCGCCTCGGCCGGAAGAGCGGACGCGGCTTCTACCGCTGGGACTGA